The following is a genomic window from Novipirellula aureliae.
CAGAGTCTATGTGGCTGGCAATCGAGTGGATTCCACTGGGCGGAACAATGTGATTGCGAGAGCGAGCAAAGATGCGATCTATGAGCACAACGTTCTGGCCAACAGCAGTCGCCGCGATACCGGACACAGCATTTTCTGTTTCAACACCGATGGCATTAAGATCCAGTACAACGAGGCCTATGGAAATGTGGGCGATATCGAAAACAAAGATGGTGGCGGCGAATCGGACCGCGGTGGGTTCGATGCCGACTACAACTGTATCAACACCTACATCCAATATAATTACAGCCACGACAATCTGTGGTTCTGCGGGATCATGAAGAGGCCCACCAGAAATGTCGTTATTCGCTACAACATCAGCCAGAATGATCGCGAAGGCATTTACTTCTATGGCTTCAACAGGAGTAAACAGGCGGAGAACGTGCATGTCTACAACAACACGCATTATGTTCGAAAGGGATTGCACGTCGAGGTTTTTGCAGAAGGGCGAACTCCGATAAATTCCACCTTTGAAAACAACATTTTCTTCTTTGAAGGAAAGGGTGAGTGGGGGCCGAACGCAGCTGGCATTAACACCGTGTTCCGCAACAATGTGTATCACAACATTGAGCCGCATCTTTCAGAAACGCAAGCGATTGTGGCGGATCCCAAGTTTGAACGGCCGGGAAAGGCTGGTTCGCTTATCGATCTTATGACGATGAATGAACTCCGTGGATATCAGCTGAAATCCGGTTCTCCATGCGTTGATGCCGGAGTGGCGATCGAGAATGCAGGGGGAATCGATCTTGTAAGAACGCCCATTGATGCCGGTGGCGCCGATATCGGAGCTATCGAATTTCAGAAATCAGCACCAAGTATTGCCAAAGGGCAATAGCAAGAAAGAGACAATGATCATTGGTTCGGTCGGAGCGATGCTTGGTCGCCTACAAGCCTCGGTTCGCCTAGCCGCCGGGCAAGCGATGGCGATCGAGTTGGCCAATCGGGTTTCAGCAAATAGAACTTAACAACAAAAGGAACGAAGATGGTTTATTCACGATTGATTCTATGTTTGCTATTCGCTGCATCTCTGTGCGGGGCACCGACGCAAGCGGCCCCGCAAGCGGCCCAAAAATCGG
Proteins encoded in this region:
- a CDS encoding right-handed parallel beta-helix repeat-containing protein → MKIYQFTSVLLLLLPTVCLAKDYRVDSQKKFDAISNIEMQPGDTILLKRGMTFTGMLAPQGNGSQNAPVRIGAYGRGNQPVIQAQGKDRAAVMLKNPSYWEVDGLEVTNSDGSDQDQGDLFGIYVLVERIEGTYRHVYINDCYVHHVNGMVAGKGRGGIHVHMKNVQNSKFDDLRITNNRVENIGGVGIGNNSSCAEVNLRKDGYEAKNLWTRVYVAGNRVDSTGRNNVIARASKDAIYEHNVLANSSRRDTGHSIFCFNTDGIKIQYNEAYGNVGDIENKDGGGESDRGGFDADYNCINTYIQYNYSHDNLWFCGIMKRPTRNVVIRYNISQNDREGIYFYGFNRSKQAENVHVYNNTHYVRKGLHVEVFAEGRTPINSTFENNIFFFEGKGEWGPNAAGINTVFRNNVYHNIEPHLSETQAIVADPKFERPGKAGSLIDLMTMNELRGYQLKSGSPCVDAGVAIENAGGIDLVRTPIDAGGADIGAIEFQKSAPSIAKGQ